The bacterium Unc6 genome includes a region encoding these proteins:
- a CDS encoding 3-deoxy-D-manno-octulosonate cytidylyltransferase: MERGAIIVIPARSGSTRLSKKVILSLKGKPMLWYVYKNAQRVKNVESVLIATDSQEILSVVQGFGGKAVLTSPLHKCGTDRIAEAVENIDCSIIINVQADEPLLSPLVVEELLQQMLEFKDCQMGTVAVPIDSMQDIQNPSITKVVCDRENFALYFSRSGIPYPKKLDSGRWLKHLGIYAYRKDFLRTFTRIKHSMLEDTEGLEQLRALENGYRIKVVISQYDSISVDTMEDLKKVREIMKDRQRGDR, from the coding sequence GTGGAAAGAGGAGCAATAATAGTTATACCTGCTCGTTCAGGTTCAACAAGGCTTTCTAAAAAAGTAATTTTAAGTCTTAAAGGCAAGCCCATGCTGTGGTATGTTTATAAGAATGCACAGAGGGTGAAAAATGTAGAGTCTGTTCTTATCGCAACAGATTCGCAAGAGATTTTATCTGTTGTCCAGGGTTTTGGCGGGAAGGCTGTTCTTACATCACCTCTTCATAAGTGTGGGACAGACAGGATTGCAGAAGCAGTTGAAAATATAGACTGCTCTATTATTATAAATGTGCAGGCAGATGAACCTCTTTTAAGCCCTCTTGTTGTTGAGGAACTTCTTCAGCAGATGTTGGAATTTAAAGACTGTCAGATGGGAACCGTTGCTGTTCCAATAGACAGTATGCAGGATATTCAAAACCCTTCCATTACAAAGGTTGTGTGCGATAGAGAGAATTTTGCACTATATTTTTCTCGTTCAGGCATACCCTATCCTAAAAAATTAGATTCAGGCAGGTGGTTAAAACATTTAGGCATATATGCATACAGAAAAGATTTTCTTCGGACATTTACGAGGATAAAACATTCAATGCTTGAAGATACAGAAGGGCTTGAGCAGTTAAGAGCACTTGAAAACGGTTACAGGATAAAGGTTGTTATTTCTCAATATGATTCTATAAGTGTAGATACAATGGAAGACTTAAAAAAAGTAAGGGAAATAATGAAAGACAGGCAACGAGGCGACAGGTGA